The Agarilytica rhodophyticola genome has a window encoding:
- a CDS encoding rod shape-determining protein yields the protein MMKRLRGLFSNDLSIDLGTANTLIYVREKGIVLDEPSVVAIRNVNGQKSVEAVGIAAKRMLGRTPGNITAIRPLKDGVIADFQVTEKMLQHFIRKVHEHSWFQPSPRVLICVPCLSTEVEKRAIRESALSAGAREVRLIEEPMAAAIGAGLRVDEATGSMVIDIGGGTTEIAIISLNGVVLSDSVRIGGDRFDEAIVNYVRRKYGSVIGDATAERIKQEIGCAYAGSEVLEIDVRGRNLAEGIPKSFTLNSDEILEAMQEPLAGIVQSIKSALELSPPELASDIAETGIVITGGGALLRDLDRLLTEETGLPVVVAEDPLTCVARGGGRAMELMDQYNIDLVY from the coding sequence ATGATGAAGCGTCTGCGAGGCTTGTTCTCCAATGATTTATCGATCGATCTGGGAACGGCAAACACTCTCATTTACGTGCGTGAAAAAGGAATAGTACTTGATGAACCATCTGTGGTAGCAATTCGAAATGTTAACGGACAGAAATCAGTAGAGGCTGTCGGTATAGCAGCTAAACGTATGCTGGGGCGCACACCCGGTAATATCACAGCCATTCGCCCCTTAAAAGACGGTGTTATTGCAGATTTCCAAGTGACTGAGAAGATGTTGCAGCACTTTATTCGTAAAGTTCATGAACACAGTTGGTTTCAGCCAAGTCCCAGAGTACTAATTTGTGTGCCTTGCCTTTCAACAGAAGTAGAGAAGCGAGCTATCAGGGAATCTGCTCTAAGTGCAGGCGCCCGCGAAGTGCGACTTATCGAGGAGCCGATGGCGGCGGCAATCGGTGCAGGCTTGAGAGTGGATGAAGCTACAGGCTCAATGGTTATCGATATTGGTGGCGGTACCACAGAGATAGCGATTATCTCATTGAACGGAGTAGTGTTATCGGATTCTGTTAGAATCGGCGGCGACCGTTTTGATGAAGCTATTGTTAATTATGTCAGACGAAAATATGGCAGCGTGATCGGTGATGCAACGGCTGAGCGAATTAAACAAGAGATTGGTTGTGCCTACGCGGGTAGTGAAGTGTTAGAGATCGACGTGAGAGGCCGAAATTTAGCCGAGGGGATTCCCAAAAGCTTTACTTTAAACAGTGATGAGATTCTTGAAGCCATGCAAGAGCCTCTAGCGGGTATTGTTCAGTCGATAAAAAGTGCATTAGAACTTTCTCCGCCTGAATTGGCATCAGATATTGCGGAAACAGGTATTGTTATTACGGGCGGTGGGGCACTGCTGCGTGATCTGGATAGGCTATTAACCGAAGAGACGGGGCTGCCTGTGGTTGTAGCTGAAGATCCATTGACCTGTGTTGCCAGAGGTGGTGGTCGTGCCATGGAATTAATGGATCAATACAATATTGATTTAGTCTATTAA
- the mreC gene encoding rod shape-determining protein MreC, with protein MHLSCTIYRGSIFFVLTFASENIIKPLFSKGPSPGTRTAILALVSLMISLMYLFTDWLDPIKGHAQDIVAPLYWISNFPNQLDEWADNRLTSRERLIQENESLQTENIVLKRKLQLNASLAAENVRLRQLLNSADTLEDRVLIAEIIGRSPDPLMHQVIVNRGSEHGVYEGQALVDAKGLMGQVVVVGQRSSKVLLITDSTHALPVQINRNGEQLIAEGLGGRTYELALPYVANTLDIVVGDLLVSSGLGQRFPVGYPVAEVVEVLKDPSRRFAKVVTKPMADISRSRHALLIFDSPPLGALYE; from the coding sequence TTGCATTTAAGTTGTACAATATATAGGGGAAGTATATTTTTTGTTCTAACTTTTGCGTCGGAGAATATTATTAAACCGCTGTTTTCCAAAGGTCCATCACCAGGGACTAGAACGGCAATCCTCGCCTTAGTGTCGTTAATGATATCCCTGATGTATTTATTTACCGACTGGCTTGACCCTATTAAAGGACACGCCCAGGATATTGTCGCTCCCCTTTATTGGATATCTAACTTTCCCAATCAGCTCGATGAGTGGGCCGATAATAGACTGACCTCAAGAGAGCGCTTGATCCAGGAAAATGAATCGCTGCAAACTGAAAATATTGTGCTCAAACGTAAACTTCAGCTCAATGCATCTCTCGCTGCTGAAAATGTCAGATTGAGACAGCTACTTAATTCTGCTGATACGCTTGAAGATCGAGTGCTTATCGCTGAAATTATTGGCCGTTCACCCGATCCCCTTATGCATCAGGTAATTGTCAACCGCGGCAGTGAGCATGGTGTATACGAAGGTCAGGCCTTGGTTGATGCCAAAGGCTTAATGGGGCAAGTGGTGGTGGTTGGGCAACGCAGCTCGAAAGTCTTACTCATTACCGATTCGACACATGCCTTGCCTGTGCAGATTAATCGTAATGGTGAGCAATTGATTGCCGAGGGCCTTGGCGGAAGAACCTATGAGTTGGCGCTTCCTTACGTGGCAAATACTTTAGATATTGTTGTGGGAGATTTGCTTGTGAGCTCTGGCCTCGGGCAACGTTTTCCCGTGGGTTATCCTGTTGCCGAAGTGGTGGAAGTTCTGAAAGATCCTTCCAGGCGCTTTGCTAAAGTTGTTACCAAGCCCATGGCAGATATTAGTCGCAGTCGCCATGCCTTGTTAATTTTTGATAGTCCTCCCTTAGGGGCTTTATATGAATAG
- the mreD gene encoding rod shape-determining protein MreD, with amino-acid sequence MPKRHQLVSYYWLVFATLALGLLVAIYPISSNYALLRPEFLCLFVVYWVTHTPQYFGVFIAWFAGMIQDLAEGVVWGAHAVALSIVAYICLVAYQRIKNYSVWHQTLWIFVLVGFHQVMSNWVLGLAGYKGEPLDIIVSTTVSALFWPLIFFSINRIRLHYRMY; translated from the coding sequence GTGCCTAAACGCCATCAACTAGTATCGTATTATTGGCTTGTTTTTGCCACGCTAGCACTTGGCTTGCTCGTCGCTATTTATCCTATTTCAAGTAACTATGCTCTATTGCGGCCAGAATTTTTATGTCTGTTCGTCGTCTATTGGGTCACTCACACACCCCAGTACTTCGGTGTTTTTATTGCGTGGTTTGCCGGGATGATTCAAGACCTTGCCGAAGGTGTGGTATGGGGAGCCCATGCCGTAGCGCTGTCTATTGTGGCTTACATATGCTTAGTGGCATATCAGCGTATTAAGAATTATTCGGTGTGGCATCAAACCTTATGGATCTTTGTGCTAGTGGGTTTCCATCAGGTTATGTCAAATTGGGTGTTAGGTCTGGCTGGCTATAAGGGAGAGCCCCTTGATATCATTGTCTCTACTACCGTGAGTGCACTATTTTGGCCTTTGATTTTTTTCTCGATAAATCGTATCCGTTTGCACTACCGAATGTATTAG
- a CDS encoding Maf family protein, whose protein sequence is MNILLASKSPRRRELLSQIGVGYITADVDVPEQHNPTELPEAYVRRLAMDKSKAGSKVRPDLPSLGADTVVCCDDVILEKPAHLADCKRMLSMLSDRTHKVMTGVAVCFGGQQWVECSITEVKFRAISDNEIEAYWASGEPCDKAGAYAIQGLGAVFVTNLNGSYSGVVGLPIEIVSSMLSKLEIPIWNTAE, encoded by the coding sequence ATGAATATTTTACTCGCCTCAAAATCACCCAGACGGCGTGAACTGTTGAGTCAAATTGGCGTCGGATATATAACAGCTGATGTTGACGTACCAGAGCAACATAACCCCACTGAACTACCTGAAGCTTATGTTCGTCGATTAGCAATGGACAAATCTAAAGCGGGCAGTAAAGTGCGACCCGACCTTCCTTCTTTGGGAGCGGATACCGTTGTATGTTGTGATGATGTGATACTTGAGAAGCCGGCACATCTTGCAGATTGTAAACGCATGTTAAGTATGCTTTCAGATCGCACTCATAAGGTGATGACAGGAGTGGCTGTTTGCTTTGGTGGCCAGCAATGGGTTGAATGCAGTATTACCGAAGTAAAATTTCGCGCCATTAGCGATAATGAGATAGAAGCTTATTGGGCGAGTGGCGAACCATGCGATAAAGCAGGGGCTTATGCTATTCAAGGTTTAGGTGCTGTGTTCGTCACCAACCTCAATGGCAGCTACTCAGGCGTGGTGGGACTACCCATCGAAATTGTTAGTAGTATGTTATCGAAGCTGGAAATACCAATCTGGAATACGGCTGAGTGA